The genomic segment ACCTGCGCAGCCTGCTGAGCGACGAAGAGGCCGATCAATGGCACACCGTCAAGGCCCAAATCGCCAGCGAGCGCGGCACCCAGCGCCACCGCGCAAGCTCTGATGCGCGGCTGATCCAGCTCACACTGCAGCGCATCAGGGCGGGTTCACCGGCGTCTTAGGCAGTAACATGAGGCGATCCACCCCCAACATCACAAGGAGACAGTAGCCATGGCCGTGACCGTAGAAATCAACCTGGGTTATGAATTTGACGTAAAGGCCAAGGCCAGCGAAGTGTTCGCGGTGCTGTCAGATGTACCGAGCTCGGCGAGCCACTTCCCCAAGGTCGATCAGCTGGTCGATCTGGGCGGCGGCGCCTACCGCTGGGAAATGGAAAAAATCGGCATCGCCTCGATCACGCTGCAAACGGTGTACGCATCTAAATACACCAGCAACAAAGCCAAGGGCACCGTGAGCTGGACGCCCATCAAAGGCGAAGGCAACGCCCTGGTAGCCGGCAGCTGGAAGATCACCGACAACAAAAAAGCCACCAATATCGTGCTGGAAATCCAAGGCGAACTCACCCTGCCCCTGCCCGGCCTGATGAAGATGGTGGCAGCCCCCATTGCCGAAGCTGAGTTTGAAAAAATGGTCGAGCAATACATCGACAACCTGACTAAGCACTTTGGCGGGGAAGCGTAGGAAACGACCATCGCTAACTTGCCGTAGGTCAGTAGTTGGGGGTGCCGCAAATGGTGTTGGAGCACAGTCGTGAGGCGCGGGTAGACCTTTTATAAATCCACTACCAACCGTTACCCTGGCTGGGGTTACAGATGTGTCAAAGTGTGAATTTATTCACACTCAGTGAAAAAATTTGCGTCCGTTAGTCCAAATGGACTAGCGCCACAATGAACCCCAACGCCACCACTCGCCTGTAACCTGTAGAGCTATTAATTTTCCAACTTGAAAGGGATTAGATGAAAAAGTACTTGTTAACACTCGGTCTGTTGGTCGGCGCTCTCGGGCAGTCAATGGCTGCGACAACCTACTTCACCGAAAACTTTGACAATCTGAATGCGTGGACTACCAAGGGGGATTCCTCCGCCATGGTGAGTGGGAACGTACTCACTTTCGGTCGTCGTAACAGCGCGGGTGACATTTTCAGCCTGGCTACCTTCAGTGACGGATACGTGAACTTTCAATACCGAGGCGTCGCCAACGTCGATGGCGGTGGGTACTTTGGTATCAGCCAAGGTTTTCCGGGCAACCACACTTGGCTGGCGGGTTCATCCAGCCGTTACGCTACACCATTCAAATTGATCAACGATGGAACATGGCGCTCCTACAGCATCCAGTTTTCGGGTACCGGTCACCTGATGCTTGAGCAATTCGCGAACGACACTCCCGGACAAGCTCAGTTCCGCGGTCTGTCGGTCACCGATGTAGCCGTTACAGCTGTGCCAGAGCCAGAGAGCTACGCCATGTTGCTGGCGGGGCTAGGATTGATGGGTGTTGCCATCAAACGGAAAAAGTCAAAGTAAATAAACGCGAGTTAAAAAAACGGGAGCATTCGCTCCCGTTTTTTTTGTGGCTGATTTCGGTACACCATCCCTCTCAGAGGGCGCGTCCTAGCCCATCAGTTGCCCAACTTCAGTCTACCCGCTCCCCATAGCGCTGTGCCAGCACTGCGCAAACCATGAGCTGGATCTTGTGGAAGATCATCAGCGGCAGCAGCATCATGCCCACCTGCGGGGCGGCGAACAGCACCTTGGCCATGGGCACACCGCTGGCCAGACTCTTCTTGGAGCCGCAAAACACAATGGTGACCTCGTCCTCTTTGGAGAAGCCGAGTTTGCGGCTGGTCATGGTGGTAATCCACAGCACCAACGCCAGCAACACGCAGCACGCCACCGTGAGCACCAGCAACATGGGCAGGGGTACCCGGGTCCACAGCCCCTCGATCACTGCGGCACTGAAGGCGGTGTAGACCACTAGCAAGATCGAGCTCTGGTCCACCATCCGCAAAGTAGCGGCGTGCTTTTTGACGAAGTTGCCAATCACAGGCTGCATGAGTTGACCCAGAGCGAAGGGCAACATCAACTGCTGCATGATGTGCAACACCGCATCCCAGGTGCTGGTGCCCGCCACTTCTCCGGGCACTATCAACCAGCTCACCAGCAAGGGCGTCAAAAACACCCCGATCAAGCTGGAGGCTGACGCGCTGCACACCGCCGCCGCCACATTGCCCCGCCCCATGCCGGTAAACGCAATAGCCGATTGCACCGTGGCCGGCAAGACGCACAAAAACAGCATGCCTAACGCCAGCTCAGGGTTCAAAAACCAGCCGAACACCGGTTTTAACAAAACCCCCAGCAAAGGGAACAGAGCAAAAGTAAACGCCAGCACCAGCAAGTGCAGCCGCCAATGGCTCAAGCCCGCCACCACATTGGCGCGCGAGAGCTTGGCCCCGTGCATAAAAAACAGCAAGGCAATGGCTGCGGTGGTGAGCCACTCAAAACCCTGTGCCACTGCGCCACGAGCGGGCAGCAAGCTGGCCAAGGTGACCACGGCGATCAGGATGAGGGTGAAGTTGTCAGGGAGAAAGCGGGGACGTTGCATGGGGGCAGAGCATACCTGTGCAGGGGGTTACACAAAATCAGCGTCCAGCACCACCCGGTACCGGGCGTTGCCGCTGCGCAGGTGGGCAACGGCCTCGTTCACTCGCGACATGGGGAAGTGCTCCACCTGCGGTGCAATGCCGTGCCGCGCGCAAAACTCCATCATTTTCATCAAGGTCACTGGCGACGGTGTGGGCGATGCCGAGATGCTGCGCTGCCACGACAACAAGCTGCTGGTGCGGACCTTCATGGCCTCGGTCACCATGCCCACCAAGTGCAGCCGGCCTTTGGGTGCCAGGGTGCCAATCAAGGCGTCCCACTCCAGACTCGCGCCCACAGTGACCAGCAAGAAGTCGAGCTTGCCGGCATGGGCCTTGAGCTCTTTCACATCCACGCTGGAAACGGTCCGGTGCGCGCCGAGTGCCAGCGCCTCTTCGCGCTTGGAAGGGCTGGAGGTGAACGCGGTCACGTCGCACCCCCATGCCTTGGCAAACTTGACTGCTAGGTGGCCCAAGCCGCCAATGCCCACCACGCCAACCCGGTCGGTGGGCTTGATGTCGTGAATCACAAAGGGCAAAAACGCCGTACCGCCCCCGCACATCAGGGGCCCGGCCGACGCCGGGTCGAGCCCTGCGGGCAGAGGCAAGGCCCAGCTCCAGTGGGCGCGCACCTTGTCTGCAAAACCACCATGCCGCCCGATGATGGTGGGCTGCCGGGTCGCGCACAGGTTTTGCTCGCCCCCTTGGCAAAACTGGCAGTGCTGGCAGCTGTTGCTGTGCCAGCCCAGGCCCACCCGCTGGCCTATGGCCCGACCTTTGACCTGTGCGCCAACCGCCACAATTGTCCCGACCACCTCGTGGCCGGGTATCACCGGGTATTGGGTGGGAAACCACTCGCTATCGACCATCGCGAGGTCGGAATGGCAGATACCGCAGTACTCCACGGCAATCTCTACCTCTTCACCCCCCATGGTGCCGGGGTCGAAGTCGAGGCGCTCCAGGTCTGCACTTTTGCCGGGGGCTGCCCAGCCGCGGAAGTTGGTCATATCAATCTCCTGAATAGGGGGTGTCGCGGGCGCGCCTGCACGCGCGAGCCCGCAGGGTACAACGAAGGCTTACCCGGCGGCAGGGGGCTTGTAACCCTCGCGACTGCCCCACTTCGGCGGATAATCCGGCCGGCGCCGGCAACCCGCCGCGCGCGCCCACCAGCCTGAGAAGCCCCTTCTATGCATCGCGTTGCCATCAGCAGCACCGGCCTGTTTACGCCGCCGGACGTCATTACCAACGCGGAGTTGGTCGCCAGCTACAACGCCTATGCCGCGCGGCAGAACGCGCAGTTTGCCGACGAAATAGCTGCTGGCAGCCGCATCGCTCTGACGGACTCCAGCGTCGAGTTCATTGAAAAAGCCTCAGGCATCCAGCGCCGCTATGTGATGGAAAAAACCGGGGTGCTGGACCCCGAGCGCATGCGCCCGCACTTCACGCCTCGCCCGGATAGCGAGTTGTCGTTGATGGCTGAAATTGCCGTCAAAGCCTGTCAGGACGCGCTCACAGCTGCCGGCAAAACCGCCGCCGATGTAGACGGCGTGATTTGCGCCAGCGCCAACATGCAGCGCCCCTACCCGGCCATGGCTATCGAAATCCAGACCGCCTTGGGCGTGCAGGGCTACGGTTTTGACATGAACGTGGCCTGCTCTTCCGCCACCTTTGCGCTGGAGCAAGCGGTGAACGCAGTGCGCTGTGGCAGTGCCCGTGCGGTGCTGGTGGTGAACCCCGAGATCACATCAGCCCACCAGGCCTGGATTGACCGGGACTGCCATTTCATCTTTGGCGATGTGTGCACCGCCATTCTGGTGGAGCGGCTGGACCTCGCACCCGCCGGCAGCTTTGAGGTGCTGGGCACTAAGCTGTTGAGCACTTTCAGCAACAACATCCGCAACAACAACGGCTTCATGTCGCGCTCGGAAGACCGCAACCCGGACGACCGTGACCAGCTTTTCCGCCAGGAAGGCCGCAAGGTATTCAAAGAGGTGTGCCCCATGGCTGCCGAGCACATCGAGCAGCACCTGAGTTCGCTGGACCTGGCGCCGCAGCAGGTGCGCCGCTTTTGGCTGCACCAAGCCAACCTGGGCATGAACCAGCTGATTGCCAAAAAACTCTTGGGGCGGGAGGCGACGCTGGATGATGCGCCGGTGATTCTGGACGAATTCGCCAACACAGCGTCGGCAGGCTCCATCATCTCTTTCCACCGCCACCACGCTGACATTGCAGCGGGTGAGGTGGGAGTGATCTGCTCATTCGGAGCAGGCTACTCGATTGGTAGCGTGGTGGTGAAGCGCCTGTAAGGCCAGACGCTTCGGAACAGCGCCCCTTAGTTCAGGGGACGCTTGAGGCGCATTTCCTCGATCTTGACGGCACCGATCTGCACGGTTTTGGCGGTGTTCATTTCGCGCTTGAAGCCGGCGAGCTCGTGGAAGCGCATGGCGCGCTCGTTGGCAATCGGCAGCCACACGCTCACGTTGGCGCAACCCTCTTCGAGCAGGCCTTCGCGGGCAGCATCCCACAGGGCCAGGCCTACGCCTTTGTCCCAGTGGCTGGAGGCCACGTAAATCGCCCAAATTTCGCCCATGGTCGGTGGGGTGCCCTTGTCACGCGAGCGGTCAAAACCCACGAATCCGACGATCTTGTCGTCATCCAGAGCCACTTGAACCTGGGGTTCAGCGTACTCAATCGCTTCGCGCCAGTAAGCCTGGCGCTTGTCCAAAGGGGTCACGGGAACCGGTGTATCGGCCAGCATGCTTTTGAAGGCTTCGCGAACAGAAGAGTTGTGGAGCTCAGCGATGGCTTTGGCATCACGTAGTGTGGCGGGGCGAACCTTGAAAGTAGTCGTACTGGACATGTCTAACGCAAACTCAAGCAAAATTGAAAAAAAGAGCGTGATTGTCGCAGCATTCAAGAATCGACTCCCATGGCCCCATTTTTTGCCCGCCACACCCCTCTCAAACCGGCTTGCTGACACCGCCAAAGATCCCGCCTATGACCGCGCCTCTCAGCACCATCTACACCGTATCCGTACTGCCAGACGGCCTGAATTTTGAGAGCGATGGCATCAGCAGCGTGCTGGAGTCCGGCTTGGCGCAGGGGGTTGAGCTGCCGAGCTCCTGCCGCAACGGGACCTGCAGGGCCTGCCTTTGCAAAATGGTGTCGGGGCGGGTGCGCTATCGCATTGAGTGGCCGGGTCTGAGTGCCGATGAAAAGAGCGAAGGCTGGTGCCTGCCGTGTGTGGCGGTTCCCGTGAGCGATCTGCTGCTCGACCAGCCGTTTGCCCGCGTGGCTTAAGCCCGCAGTAACCCCTAACCCATCACCCCGGGATACCTAGGGTCACCACCATTGCGGGTGCACTGGTGCGAGCCCAACAATCGACTCAACGATTGAGGGGAGTCCATGCAAAAAATTGCACTGCAGCCTGCCGACCTTCCTTTGGCTTGCCTGTACCGCTGGGAGCACGAGCGCCCTGATGCGGTCTATCTCTCGCAACCCATGCGAGGCGGGCAAGTACTGGACCTGACCTGGGCGCAAGCGGCCAGCCAGGTGCGGCGCATGGCCCAATGGCTGCAAAGCCAGGGCTGGATCGCGGGCAGCAGGGTCGCCATCATCGGCAAAAACAGCGCCCACTGGATCTTGGCGGATCTGGCAATCCAGATGGCGGGGTATGTGTCGGTGCCGATCTACCCCACCTTCAATGGCGAGGCCCTGAGCTACATCCTGCTGCACAGCGAGAGCAAGGCGCTTTTCATCGGCAAGCTCGATGACACCGTCAACCTGCAAAGCGGTGTGCCGCCCGGCCTACCCCTGATTGCGCTGCCCTTGGCGCCCTCCATGCACGCCCACCAATGGACGGAGTTGATCAACACCACCAGCCCGCTCAAAACCTGCCCTGAGCCTGCGGGCGAGAGCATCAGCACCATCATTTACACCTCGGGCACCACAGGCACGCCCAAGGGCGTAGTGCACAGCTTCAACAGCATGGCCTGGGGGGTGAGCTGTGCGACGCGCCGCTTCCCAATGGATATCAACGACCGCTACATCTCGTACCTGCCCTTGGCCCATGTGGCGGAACGCATGCTGATTGTGCAGGCCTCGTTGCGCTATGGCGGACGGATTTTTTTTGCCGAGTCGCTGGACACGTTTTTGCAAGATCTCCAGCGTGCGCGGCCTACGGTGTTTTTCTCGGTCCCGCGGCTGTGGGTGAAGTTTCAACAAGGGGTGCACAGCAAGGTGCCGGCCCCCAAGCTCCGGTTTTTGCTCAGCCTGCCCGTCGTGGGCCATTTAGTGCGCCGCAAGATTTTGAAAGGCCTAGGCTTAGACCAATGCCGCATCGCTGCGGGCGGGGCAGCGCCCATGCCTGCCGATGTCCTGCAGTGGTACCGCCGCTTGGGGCTGAACTTGGTTGAGGTTTACGGCATGACCGAGAACAGCGGGGTCTCGCACTCCACCCTGCCCGGTTCGCGCCAAACCGGCTCCGTCGGTTTGGCCTACGACGAAGTTGAAACACGCATGGACCCGGCCACTGGTGAGATCCAGATGCGTTGCCCGGCCTTGATGAAAGCCTATTACCGCGAACCCGAGCTCACGGCCGCTGCACTCACCCCGGACGGATGGCTGCGCACCGGCGACAAAGGCGTCATGGACAGCCATGGGTTTTTGAGCATTACCGGTCGGGTCAAAGACCTGTTCAAGACCAGCAAAGGCAAATACATTGCGCCTGCACCCATCGAAGACAAGCTCGTGGCCCACGATGCGGTCGAGGCCTGTGTGGTCACCGGCGCCCACTATGCCCAGCCGTTTGCACTGGTCATGCTGTCGCCGGATGCGGCCGCGGAGAGCCGATCCGTCACGGGGCGCCACGCGCTGGAGGCCAGTCTCCAGCAGCACTTGCAGCAGGTCAACAGCCATCTGGAGCCCCATGAAAAGCTGGATTTTCTGATCGCTGTGGCAGAGACATGGACATCAGAAAACGGTTTGGTTACCCCGACCCTGAAGGTCAAACGCGCCAGCATCGAAGCGAAATACGCCCCATCCTATGACCGGTGGTTGAACCAACACCGAGAGGTCGTGTGGGCAGACCAGCCAAGCTGAAGCTGCTACGGTAAGCTTGCTTCATGCAAGCAAATCCCAGTCCCCGCAAGCGCAAGCTGTTCATGGCGCTACTTTGTGGGTGGCTCGCACTAGGGGCACTACCCACCTCGAGCCTGGCCTTTGAGAACACCATGGCAGAGCGCACCCGCGCCTGCACAGCCTGCCACGGCGACCAAGGCCGGGCAGGGCCGGATGGCTACTACCCGCGCCTGGCCGGCAAGCCCGCCGGCTATCTGTACAACCAGCTGGAGAATTTTCAGCAAGGTCGTCGCCAATACGGGTTAATGCAAGGCCTGATCGACCCCCTAAGCCGCGATTACTTGCGCGCCATGGCGGTGTATTTTTCAGAGCTGCATATTCCTTACCCCCCACCGGCACCCGCCACCGCCCCGCCTGCCATACTGGCAAGCGGCAGAACCTTGGTGCTTGAGGGTGACGTCAAACGCGGCCTTCCGGCCTGCGTCAGCTGCCACGGCCAAGCCTTGACGGGAGTACAACCGTTCACGCCCGGGTTGCTGGGCCTTCCGCGCGACTATCTCAATGCCCAATTGGGCGGATGGCAAACCGGCCAACGCAAAGCCCATAGCCCCGATTGCATGGCCACGATTGCCAAACGCCTGAGCGATGCCGATGTGAACGCCATTTCGCAATGGTTGTCCTCCCAGCCGGTCCCCGCCAACAGCACGGCTGTAGCCATGCGACCTGCCCAGCCGCGTGGCACACTGGCACTGCCGGACTGTGGGAGTGCACCATGACAACAACACCCTCTGTCAACCGCACCGCTACCAAACCGTGGCAATGGCTCGTGCTGGGGCTCGGGCTCTGTTTGTTGCTCTTTGTGCTGGTTGCTGAGGTCATTGCGCCCGCAGTCCGGAAAGGCAGCGCGCCCTCGGTGCCCCCTGCCGCGGCGCCCGATACCGCTTTGGTGCAGCGCGGAGCATATCTCGCGCGCCTGGGCAACTGCGCGCAGTGCCACACCGCACGTGGCGGCGCTGACTATGCGGGTGGCAATGCCCTGCTCACCCCATTCGGTAGGGTGTACCCGGGCAACCTCACCCCGCACACCACCACAGGCCTGGGCGCCTGGAGCGCGGCAGATTTCCGGCGCGCTATGCACCAAGGCATCCGGCCTGATGGGCGGGTGCTGAACCCCGCCTTTCCCTACACCAGCTACACCCGCATCACTCAAAGCGACAGTGATGCCTTGTTCGCGTTCTTGCGCAGCCTTCCCGCCGTGGAAGCCCCGCACAGGGCCCACGAGCTCCCCTGGCCTTTGGGCACACAAACCGCGCTGACAGCCTGGCGATGGCTGCATTTCTCCGAAGCCCCCGACAGCCCGGGTATTCCGGAAGCCGACACCAGCCCCTCCGCCCGGCGCGGCGCGGCCTTAGTGCAAGGGCTGGGACACTGCGCCGAATGCCACACCCCCCGCAATCGCCTGGGGGGCCTGCGCTCATCACAAGCGTGGAGCGGCGCGCTGATGCCCGATGGCCTGTGGTACGCCCCGGCCCTGAACGACACCACCGAAGCCGGTCTCGCTGGCTGGGACACTGCAGACATTGCCACGCTGCTCACACACGGGCAGCGGCGGCAGGCCTATATAGCCGGCCCAATGGCGGAGGTAGTGCGCAACAGCACCCAGTACCTGAACGCCGCAGATGCCGAGTCCATCGCGCTGTACCTGCAGACATTGGCGCCAGCGGGCCCCACGGCTGTCAAATCGCCTGCAAGTGCCGACACTACGCCCCCCTCTCCCTTGGGCGCCAAAATTTACGAGAACCAATGCGTACAGTGCCATGGCAAACAAGGCGAAGGGGTTGCTGACGCCTACCCGGCACTCGCAGGCAACCGCTCGGTGCTAATGAGCAACACTAACAACCTCACGCTGATAGTGCTGCGCGGTGGCTACGGCCCGTCTACAGCCGGCAAACCGCAGCCGCACGGCATGCCGCCCTACCAGCTCAGCCTGAGCGACGCAGAGGTGGCCGCGGTGTTGAGTTTCATCCGCAAAAGCTGGGGGAACGCAGCCGCGCCGGTGACTGAGTTTGATATAAACAAGATCCGTAATTCACCCATCCGATAGGCCTCCCATGCAGCTTTGTTTCCGACTGATTCCCTTGTGCAGCGCCCTGGTTCTGGCCGGCTGCGCAGGCCTGCCATCGGGCGGCCCCAAAGCGGATGTGGAATATGCCATCACCATCCTTCACACCAACGACCACCATGGCCGTTTCTGGAAGAACCGCGATGGCGAATACGGCATGGCGGCCCGCAAAACCGTGGTGGACCAAATTCGCCAAGAGGTAGCTGCCGCCGGTGGCTACAGCTTGCTGCTGGACGGCGGCGATGTGAACACCGGCGTGCCCGAGTCCGACCTGCAAGATGCCGTGCCGGACTTCCGGGGCATGAACCTGCTAGGCTATGACGCGATGGCCGTGGGCAACCACGAATTCGATAAGCCGCCCGTGGTCCTGCAAATGCAGCGCGCACTGGCCACCTTCCCGATGCTGTCGGCCAACATCTACCGCGATGGCAAGCGCATGTTTGAGCCCTACAAGATTTTCAACTTGGGGGACGTGCGGGTTGCGGTCATGGGGCTGACTACCGAAGACACCCAAAAGATGGTGCACCCCGACAACATCCG from the Rhodoferax potami genome contains:
- a CDS encoding beta-ketoacyl-ACP synthase III — protein: MHRVAISSTGLFTPPDVITNAELVASYNAYAARQNAQFADEIAAGSRIALTDSSVEFIEKASGIQRRYVMEKTGVLDPERMRPHFTPRPDSELSLMAEIAVKACQDALTAAGKTAADVDGVICASANMQRPYPAMAIEIQTALGVQGYGFDMNVACSSATFALEQAVNAVRCGSARAVLVVNPEITSAHQAWIDRDCHFIFGDVCTAILVERLDLAPAGSFEVLGTKLLSTFSNNIRNNNGFMSRSEDRNPDDRDQLFRQEGRKVFKEVCPMAAEHIEQHLSSLDLAPQQVRRFWLHQANLGMNQLIAKKLLGREATLDDAPVILDEFANTASAGSIISFHRHHADIAAGEVGVICSFGAGYSIGSVVVKRL
- the ahr gene encoding NADPH-dependent aldehyde reductase Ahr; protein product: MTNFRGWAAPGKSADLERLDFDPGTMGGEEVEIAVEYCGICHSDLAMVDSEWFPTQYPVIPGHEVVGTIVAVGAQVKGRAIGQRVGLGWHSNSCQHCQFCQGGEQNLCATRQPTIIGRHGGFADKVRAHWSWALPLPAGLDPASAGPLMCGGGTAFLPFVIHDIKPTDRVGVVGIGGLGHLAVKFAKAWGCDVTAFTSSPSKREEALALGAHRTVSSVDVKELKAHAGKLDFLLVTVGASLEWDALIGTLAPKGRLHLVGMVTEAMKVRTSSLLSWQRSISASPTPSPVTLMKMMEFCARHGIAPQVEHFPMSRVNEAVAHLRSGNARYRVVLDADFV
- a CDS encoding PEP-CTERM sorting domain-containing protein yields the protein MKKYLLTLGLLVGALGQSMAATTYFTENFDNLNAWTTKGDSSAMVSGNVLTFGRRNSAGDIFSLATFSDGYVNFQYRGVANVDGGGYFGISQGFPGNHTWLAGSSSRYATPFKLINDGTWRSYSIQFSGTGHLMLEQFANDTPGQAQFRGLSVTDVAVTAVPEPESYAMLLAGLGLMGVAIKRKKSK
- a CDS encoding SRPBCC family protein, with the translated sequence MAVTVEINLGYEFDVKAKASEVFAVLSDVPSSASHFPKVDQLVDLGGGAYRWEMEKIGIASITLQTVYASKYTSNKAKGTVSWTPIKGEGNALVAGSWKITDNKKATNIVLEIQGELTLPLPGLMKMVAAPIAEAEFEKMVEQYIDNLTKHFGGEA
- a CDS encoding AMP-binding protein, with protein sequence MQKIALQPADLPLACLYRWEHERPDAVYLSQPMRGGQVLDLTWAQAASQVRRMAQWLQSQGWIAGSRVAIIGKNSAHWILADLAIQMAGYVSVPIYPTFNGEALSYILLHSESKALFIGKLDDTVNLQSGVPPGLPLIALPLAPSMHAHQWTELINTTSPLKTCPEPAGESISTIIYTSGTTGTPKGVVHSFNSMAWGVSCATRRFPMDINDRYISYLPLAHVAERMLIVQASLRYGGRIFFAESLDTFLQDLQRARPTVFFSVPRLWVKFQQGVHSKVPAPKLRFLLSLPVVGHLVRRKILKGLGLDQCRIAAGGAAPMPADVLQWYRRLGLNLVEVYGMTENSGVSHSTLPGSRQTGSVGLAYDEVETRMDPATGEIQMRCPALMKAYYREPELTAAALTPDGWLRTGDKGVMDSHGFLSITGRVKDLFKTSKGKYIAPAPIEDKLVAHDAVEACVVTGAHYAQPFALVMLSPDAAAESRSVTGRHALEASLQQHLQQVNSHLEPHEKLDFLIAVAETWTSENGLVTPTLKVKRASIEAKYAPSYDRWLNQHREVVWADQPS
- a CDS encoding GNAT family N-acetyltransferase, yielding MSSTTTFKVRPATLRDAKAIAELHNSSVREAFKSMLADTPVPVTPLDKRQAYWREAIEYAEPQVQVALDDDKIVGFVGFDRSRDKGTPPTMGEIWAIYVASSHWDKGVGLALWDAAREGLLEEGCANVSVWLPIANERAMRFHELAGFKREMNTAKTVQIGAVKIEEMRLKRPLN
- a CDS encoding bile acid:sodium symporter family protein, translating into MQRPRFLPDNFTLILIAVVTLASLLPARGAVAQGFEWLTTAAIALLFFMHGAKLSRANVVAGLSHWRLHLLVLAFTFALFPLLGVLLKPVFGWFLNPELALGMLFLCVLPATVQSAIAFTGMGRGNVAAAVCSASASSLIGVFLTPLLVSWLIVPGEVAGTSTWDAVLHIMQQLMLPFALGQLMQPVIGNFVKKHAATLRMVDQSSILLVVYTAFSAAVIEGLWTRVPLPMLLVLTVACCVLLALVLWITTMTSRKLGFSKEDEVTIVFCGSKKSLASGVPMAKVLFAAPQVGMMLLPLMIFHKIQLMVCAVLAQRYGERVD
- a CDS encoding cytochrome c — encoded protein: MTTTPSVNRTATKPWQWLVLGLGLCLLLFVLVAEVIAPAVRKGSAPSVPPAAAPDTALVQRGAYLARLGNCAQCHTARGGADYAGGNALLTPFGRVYPGNLTPHTTTGLGAWSAADFRRAMHQGIRPDGRVLNPAFPYTSYTRITQSDSDALFAFLRSLPAVEAPHRAHELPWPLGTQTALTAWRWLHFSEAPDSPGIPEADTSPSARRGAALVQGLGHCAECHTPRNRLGGLRSSQAWSGALMPDGLWYAPALNDTTEAGLAGWDTADIATLLTHGQRRQAYIAGPMAEVVRNSTQYLNAADAESIALYLQTLAPAGPTAVKSPASADTTPPSPLGAKIYENQCVQCHGKQGEGVADAYPALAGNRSVLMSNTNNLTLIVLRGGYGPSTAGKPQPHGMPPYQLSLSDAEVAAVLSFIRKSWGNAAAPVTEFDINKIRNSPIR
- a CDS encoding 2Fe-2S iron-sulfur cluster-binding protein; translated protein: MTAPLSTIYTVSVLPDGLNFESDGISSVLESGLAQGVELPSSCRNGTCRACLCKMVSGRVRYRIEWPGLSADEKSEGWCLPCVAVPVSDLLLDQPFARVA
- a CDS encoding c-type cytochrome, whose product is MQANPSPRKRKLFMALLCGWLALGALPTSSLAFENTMAERTRACTACHGDQGRAGPDGYYPRLAGKPAGYLYNQLENFQQGRRQYGLMQGLIDPLSRDYLRAMAVYFSELHIPYPPPAPATAPPAILASGRTLVLEGDVKRGLPACVSCHGQALTGVQPFTPGLLGLPRDYLNAQLGGWQTGQRKAHSPDCMATIAKRLSDADVNAISQWLSSQPVPANSTAVAMRPAQPRGTLALPDCGSAP